A window of Ignavibacterium sp. contains these coding sequences:
- a CDS encoding ATP-grasp domain-containing protein, which translates to MHNIKAILKKYNLEYGKFIAQKFVVGSTYGVSLLMNNGEPRAIFTHKRIRERIRTGGPSTLRISSKNEILENYAINLLKSVRFHGVAMIEFKYDEKTKKAWFIECNPRFWGSVGLAINSGVNFPYLLYKMAKEGDVEPVNTYKEGVVVEWWLADKIAQMKNLFSLNGNFKFKFNSKNIDCYDDFYKDDPIPFFAWIYLLARRKFVKLR; encoded by the coding sequence ATTCACAATATTAAAGCTATTCTTAAAAAATATAATCTGGAATATGGAAAATTCATTGCACAGAAATTTGTGGTTGGCTCAACTTATGGTGTTTCTTTGTTGATGAATAATGGTGAACCCAGAGCGATTTTCACGCATAAAAGGATTCGTGAAAGAATAAGAACCGGTGGACCAAGTACATTACGAATCAGCTCAAAAAACGAAATATTGGAAAACTATGCTATAAATCTTCTCAAATCTGTCAGATTTCATGGCGTAGCAATGATTGAATTTAAATATGATGAAAAAACAAAAAAAGCATGGTTTATTGAATGCAATCCGAGATTCTGGGGTTCAGTTGGACTCGCGATTAATTCCGGTGTTAACTTTCCTTATCTTTTATATAAAATGGCAAAGGAAGGAGATGTTGAACCTGTGAATACCTACAAGGAAGGAGTAGTGGTTGAATGGTGGCTTGCAGATAAAATTGCTCAAATGAAAAATCTTTTCTCTTTGAATGGAAATTTTAAGTTTAAGTTTAATTCGAAAAATATTGACTGCTATGATGATTTTTATAAAGATGATCCTATTCCATTCTTCGCCTGGATATATCTTTTAGCAAGAAGAAAATTTGTAAAACTAAGGTAA
- a CDS encoding HAD family hydrolase: MNLLAFDFDKTITISDIILPLCRYFSRQIKSSNTFFIIQIYYIIYRFGLISSKRFKETTIKHLLKNKSTEEIENLVTEFYKLNLEKLFNPEIINLISEQHNAGNKIIIVTSNLDLFIRPVMKLLPVDEVFGTRVKVINGNVVGMIEGENCSGRLKVEAIKQYTPKFQFDRIISYGDSPGDFEMLKFSDQSFIAEYKFDSLLSKLACRIKYLCGRICRDGFKVVFKKF; the protein is encoded by the coding sequence TTGAATCTGTTAGCCTTCGATTTTGATAAAACCATAACGATTTCAGATATAATTCTGCCTCTGTGCAGATACTTTAGCAGACAAATTAAATCTTCCAATACCTTCTTCATTATTCAGATTTATTATATTATCTACAGATTTGGTCTAATAAGCAGCAAACGATTCAAAGAAACAACAATTAAACATTTATTGAAAAATAAGTCAACTGAAGAAATAGAAAATCTTGTTACGGAATTTTATAAGTTAAATTTGGAGAAATTGTTCAATCCTGAAATTATAAATCTGATTAGTGAGCAGCATAATGCCGGAAATAAAATAATTATTGTTACATCTAATCTTGATTTATTTATCAGACCAGTTATGAAGTTATTGCCAGTTGATGAGGTATTTGGTACTAGAGTAAAAGTAATAAACGGTAATGTGGTTGGTATGATTGAAGGAGAGAATTGTTCTGGACGTTTAAAGGTAGAAGCAATAAAACAATACACTCCAAAATTTCAATTCGATAGAATAATTTCCTATGGCGATTCACCCGGTGATTTTGAAATGCTTAAATTTTCTGATCAGAGCTTTATTGCTGAATATAAGTTTGACTCACTCCTAAGTAAATTAGCTTGCAGAATAAAATACCTTTGCGGCAGAATTTGCAGAGATGGATTTAAGGTGGTATTCAAAAAATTTTAG